A stretch of DNA from Blastocatellia bacterium:
CTGACGCTGTCAGGTTTGTAACAGAGATCGCGTCTGAAAGGGGTTGTGCCTCAGCTCGGTTTTCCCGCGCATGCGCCCGTGTCGGGCAGCGGACTAATTTTTGGCTGTCTTCTGAACGGCTTGCAGAACGTCAATGCGGCCGCTGCCAAGCTTCCCCCAGTATTTGGGGGGATTGATCGAATCAATCGGCGCTGTGGCCGCTTTAATAATAGGGATGACCCGGCGGCGCGCACTCGTACTCCGTTGCACCGCTGGCGGAAGAGCCGATAAAATCAAGGCGGCTTCACCACTGACCAGTGCTGTGGCAAACGAGGTGCCGCTCCACCAGGCAAATTTGCCGCCGGGATAGGCGCTGTAGAGGCCCACGCCCGGAGCCGATACGTCAATGTGTCCCCCGTAGTTGGAGAAGCTGGCCTTCACATCAGAAGCATCGGTTGCTGCTACAGCAACGACATCGGGATCGTTGGCCGGATACTGAGACAGTTGCAGTCCCTCATTGCCCGCCGCTGCCACTCCGGTGACGCCGAAAAACTCAGCGTAGCTCAGCGCTCGATCCAGAACAATAGAGCGAGTATCCATGCCGAAACTCATGTTGATGACGCGAGCTCCGTTATTCGTGGCAAAGACGATGGCCTTGGCGATGTCAAACGTCGTTCCTTCACCGGAGGCATTGAAGGCACGCAGGGCCATGATCTTGGCCCGCGGCGCGACCAGGGCGATGAGGCCCGCGACAAACGTCCCATGACCGAAGCCGAGGCCCCGACCGGTCTCCGAGGGATCCGGGTCATTGTCAACGAAGTCGTAAAGGGTTTGGCTTAACCGCCCCTGGAAGGCCGGGTGTCTGAGATCAATTCCGGTGTCAATGACGGCCACTGTGACGCCTTCTCCTCGAGCCGCTCGCTGAGCCTGTTTCAGGTTGATGCGGTCCAGCGCCGACTGATCGAAGTAGTTCGGCGGCGACGATCCGTCCACAAATGCAGCTCCCTTCTGATCCACGAAGGCAGCTCCTTTCTGTTCGACTTCAGGCATCTGCAAGATAAAGTTCGGTTCGCTATCGGCAATGTCAGGATCGGATCGCAACTGGGCGAGGACCTTATCCACCGTCGTTCCTGCCGGAATCTTGACTCGATAGAAGTTGGTGTTCTCGATGCGGTCGAGAACCTGCAACTGGTAGCGACTGGCGATGCTGGCAATCGGCACCGGGCCGGCGATCTCGATGATGACTTCCTCGTCATGGGATCGTCGTCGAGGAGTGGTTTCCACAGCCTCTTCGAGCAAGTCCTCAGCATCGTCAGCTAAATCCTCGGCCCGATGCGCAAGGTTCCGGGCAGCGGTAAAGTCGCCGGCGGCAAAGGCCGCTTTGGCTCGGCTGAGGACCGCTATCGCCTCATTGAGTGTCGCCTGAGCCGCTTGAACGTTGATCCCCTCCGACTGGAAGCGGGTGATCTTGGCTTGCACCTCCTCAATGGCGTGCTGAGCATCAGCGATAGCCTCTTCCGCTTCCTGGCGACTGCGGCTGGTGTCACTAATGGCCTCCTCGGCCAGCACGGCGGCCTCCTCGGCTAATTCCTCGGCCTCTTGAGCCAGTCGTTCTGCCGCCGCGTACTCGCGCAGGAGAAAAGCTGCTCGAGCCTCCGTCAACTTGCTCTGTGCCTGATTGAGTCTGGCCGAAGCAGCCGAGACATCAGCTCCCACGGCAAGCGCTTCGTTAATGGCTTCCTGCGCTTCCTCGATGGCCTCGGCGGCCTCCTTCAACGCTTGCTCCGCTTGTTCAGCGGACTCGTTCAGAGACTTCAGGACGCCTGCCTGTCCAGGAGGTCCCTGATGCGTTCCCGGAATGCCCTCTTGGGGCAGAATCGCGAGCAATCCGATGACACCCACGCACGCGCCGCAGACAAACCGACGGAGAGTCGAGCGCATTGGTCGGCGACGCCTTTCATCTGCCTTCCTCATAAGCCCCCCTTTGCCCGATGACTCTTTCACTCAGGGCTCCCCATGATCACGAAGGGCGCCCAGTAGTAAGGATGTGCGTACGCCTCGCGCGTCTTCAGTTGCGCTTCGCGCAGAGCCTGCCTCTTCGACCGTCCCTGGCGCAGTTTATCATAAAACTCGCGCATGAGCAGGGTCGTCGAAGCGTCATTGACAGCCCACAAACTGACCACCAGTGAGGGAACCCCAGCATAGAGGAATCCCCGCATCAAGCCGATCAATTCGTCGCCCGGGCAAATCTTATTCACCCCGGTCTGGCAGGCGCTCAACGTGAGCAGGCGGGCTTTCAAGCCCAAGTTCCAGATGTCGTAGAAATTGAGCCAGGAGTTTTGCAGCCGGAGCGAGGAGAAGATGGGATTGTCGTGACGAAAGACCGCATGACAGGCCAGATGAATAAGCGAGGATTCTTTGGCGTAGGTTGTGACGTTGTGACTGGTGGCATCCTCGCCAAGTAACACACGAGCATTGGTGAGCAACTCTCTCACGGCCTGAACTTCTTGCTCGATGGCAGGCGCCGAGCGATCCGGCACACCCACGATGAGAGGGCGTGCCGCGCGATCCCGGGCATCGTACGTGCGACGACGGCTTCGTTCGAGGCACAGACGATAGACGGTGGCGCTCGGACAATACGACACCTCGTATTCGTCAATCAGGCAGCGCTCGCCATCGGTGAGAGCATGAAAGGGAATGTAATGGAGGAAGCCGTGAGGAATGATGATGAGTTTGCGCCGTCTGAGGAGAAATGGGCGCACAGGAGCGACGAGTTCCCTGTAAAGCGCCTTGAGATATTGTTCCGTGCAGTGGGCGAGCGCCTGCCACCGCGTGCGAACATAATCGCCGTTGAAAACCTGCTTATCCAGATGAAATCGGAGATGCCGCAACAACGGATGCGCACGGGAAACATCGGACAGGGCGCGTACGGCCCTGACCCCGTCACGGTCCAGGATGAAGGCCGCGATCTCCCCCTGTGCCATGTAGTATTCCACCACGGCTTCATCCTCGGCGAGTTCTCCGGCCAGTTCCTCCGGCAGAACTTGGGGCACACCTACCGGAGAGACGCCTCCTTCTTGATGCCACTGGATGGTGCGAAGCAGCTTGTTGAGTTCGGACTCGCGGATGCGAATCTCACCCTGAATCTGCAGGGCCAGGTCACGGCGGGTGGCCCCTTCTTTCTGCTCCAGATGATTGAGCGTGCTGTAGTACCAGTCGAGTTCCTCACGGAGTCGTTTCCATCGTTCGAGCAACTCAGGGTCGAGAGAGGCCGTCGTGTCGGATTCGATCCCGAGGGCCGCCCCGAGCAGGTCAGCCAGGGCCCGTGATTTCGCCGCTTCGGTATAAGCGAAGGCTTGCCGGATCTTTTCCGGTGAGCCCTCGGCCAGGCAGAGGGCGACCATCCGTTCGTAGGCTTTCAGCTTGTCCGAAAGGAAGCTGGCCTTCATTTCATCCACGCGGATGCGGCTGCGCAGGGATTCGATCAGTTCGATGGCGCGGGCATACTGGTCGGC
This window harbors:
- a CDS encoding S8 family serine peptidase; this encodes MRSTLRRFVCGACVGVIGLLAILPQEGIPGTHQGPPGQAGVLKSLNESAEQAEQALKEAAEAIEEAQEAINEALAVGADVSAASARLNQAQSKLTEARAAFLLREYAAAERLAQEAEELAEEAAVLAEEAISDTSRSRQEAEEAIADAQHAIEEVQAKITRFQSEGINVQAAQATLNEAIAVLSRAKAAFAAGDFTAARNLAHRAEDLADDAEDLLEEAVETTPRRRSHDEEVIIEIAGPVPIASIASRYQLQVLDRIENTNFYRVKIPAGTTVDKVLAQLRSDPDIADSEPNFILQMPEVEQKGAAFVDQKGAAFVDGSSPPNYFDQSALDRINLKQAQRAARGEGVTVAVIDTGIDLRHPAFQGRLSQTLYDFVDNDPDPSETGRGLGFGHGTFVAGLIALVAPRAKIMALRAFNASGEGTTFDIAKAIVFATNNGARVINMSFGMDTRSIVLDRALSYAEFFGVTGVAAAGNEGLQLSQYPANDPDVVAVAATDASDVKASFSNYGGHIDVSAPGVGLYSAYPGGKFAWWSGTSFATALVSGEAALILSALPPAVQRSTSARRRVIPIIKAATAPIDSINPPKYWGKLGSGRIDVLQAVQKTAKN
- a CDS encoding CHAT domain-containing tetratricopeptide repeat protein, which produces MRRLVEQLAASTAPDRAKSLLKSQKGEIGRALCLELKNRVSQALHADVALASRLADVCRVVARQTRDPICRALASHARAMVAYRLGRNQEALRLFDRAEILYAEQGEVLEAARVGRAKIVALMYLNRYEEALELADRLSTIFEAHKQTHLLAELKSNVGLIYHHLDEYHKARRFFEQAQALLQPGGDSRALAHVLMNLAMVWSCLGDYHRSARLFEQAREMFQALGLSLMVIQTEYNLAYLEFLRGKFDEAIRLFTAVKAAARAVGEESLEVLCDLDMAELYLQLNAYEDVLEAAEAARRGFARLRMRTEQARAQMLSGVARLHLGAWDHAAADLRQARRTFRRQKNRVATALCDLYLAELLAQKKKWRDAGRRAEQAACLFRQCRLETKEAFAELLVARVAAARGQTNRAKRRLLRALGRIESVDAPWLKYQCNYLLGTLLERSGDTKAAADQYARAIELIESLRSRIRVDEMKASFLSDKLKAYERMVALCLAEGSPEKIRQAFAYTEAAKSRALADLLGAALGIESDTTASLDPELLERWKRLREELDWYYSTLNHLEQKEGATRRDLALQIQGEIRIRESELNKLLRTIQWHQEGGVSPVGVPQVLPEELAGELAEDEAVVEYYMAQGEIAAFILDRDGVRAVRALSDVSRAHPLLRHLRFHLDKQVFNGDYVRTRWQALAHCTEQYLKALYRELVAPVRPFLLRRRKLIIIPHGFLHYIPFHALTDGERCLIDEYEVSYCPSATVYRLCLERSRRRTYDARDRAARPLIVGVPDRSAPAIEQEVQAVRELLTNARVLLGEDATSHNVTTYAKESSLIHLACHAVFRHDNPIFSSLRLQNSWLNFYDIWNLGLKARLLTLSACQTGVNKICPGDELIGLMRGFLYAGVPSLVVSLWAVNDASTTLLMREFYDKLRQGRSKRQALREAQLKTREAYAHPYYWAPFVIMGSPE